One Niallia circulans DNA segment encodes these proteins:
- a CDS encoding DHA2 family efflux MFS transporter permease subunit — MSTETNSVQKKPPYGMIAILFIGAFVAILNETLLNVALPAIMEEFDVNATAVQWLSTGYMLINGILIPASAYFIQRFSDKKLFITAMLLFTLGTLLASLAPAFSVLLGARMVQAAGSAIMMPLLMNVMLTAFPVEKRGAAMGMFGLVMITAPAIGPTLSGWLIEHYSWRMLFDIVLPIAVITLIFAFIKLKDVTAQRKIKLDFISLVLSSIGFGGLLYGFSSAGEKGWDSPYVYGTIIIGAIALITFVLRQFRTDEPMLEFRVYKYPMFALSSIISIVISVAMFSSMILLPIYVQTIRGITPLDSGLLMLPGAIVMGIMSPITGKLFDKYGARVLAVIGLSITVVTSYFFSKIGLDTAYSTLVLLYTFRMFGMSMVMMPVMTNGLNQLPAINNPHGTAINNTLQQVSGAIGSALLITVMQNRTKAEAEDLAAKAMTNMDASTAQNTAELKLQIMNTAMLHGINFTFIVSTWIAVLALILAFFIKRVKPSYQNQPGEEAVSKEFEAVKE; from the coding sequence ATGTCGACAGAAACTAATTCTGTTCAGAAAAAACCGCCTTATGGCATGATAGCAATTCTATTTATTGGAGCCTTTGTCGCAATATTGAACGAAACCTTGTTGAATGTTGCACTCCCAGCAATCATGGAGGAATTTGATGTAAATGCAACTGCTGTTCAATGGCTTTCAACAGGCTATATGCTTATTAACGGGATATTAATTCCGGCGAGCGCGTACTTTATTCAGCGTTTTTCTGATAAAAAGCTATTTATTACAGCGATGCTATTATTTACTCTTGGAACACTTTTAGCTAGTTTAGCACCTGCATTCAGTGTGTTATTAGGAGCACGTATGGTTCAGGCTGCAGGCTCTGCTATCATGATGCCGCTATTAATGAATGTTATGCTAACAGCATTCCCAGTGGAAAAAAGAGGAGCGGCAATGGGGATGTTTGGTCTTGTTATGATAACAGCACCAGCAATTGGACCAACACTCTCAGGTTGGCTGATCGAACATTACAGCTGGAGAATGTTATTTGATATTGTGCTGCCAATTGCAGTTATCACGTTGATATTTGCTTTCATAAAATTAAAAGATGTCACAGCACAGCGTAAAATTAAGCTTGATTTCATTTCATTAGTTTTATCAAGCATCGGCTTTGGAGGCTTGCTTTACGGATTTAGCTCTGCCGGTGAAAAAGGCTGGGACAGTCCGTATGTATACGGCACGATAATCATTGGTGCCATTGCCTTAATTACCTTTGTTCTTCGTCAATTCCGAACAGATGAGCCAATGCTTGAGTTTCGTGTTTACAAATATCCAATGTTTGCACTGTCATCCATTATCTCAATCGTTATTTCGGTAGCAATGTTCTCATCGATGATCCTTCTGCCGATTTATGTGCAAACGATTCGCGGGATCACCCCATTAGACTCTGGTCTGTTAATGCTGCCAGGAGCTATTGTCATGGGAATTATGTCTCCGATTACAGGAAAGCTGTTTGATAAATATGGTGCAAGAGTTTTGGCCGTAATCGGCTTAAGTATAACTGTTGTGACATCCTATTTCTTTAGCAAGATTGGTTTGGATACAGCATATTCTACACTTGTCCTATTGTATACTTTCCGTATGTTTGGGATGTCAATGGTTATGATGCCAGTTATGACAAACGGTTTAAATCAGCTGCCAGCAATAAATAACCCGCACGGAACAGCAATAAACAACACACTACAGCAGGTATCAGGTGCGATTGGTTCTGCCTTGTTAATTACCGTTATGCAAAACCGCACAAAAGCAGAAGCTGAGGATTTAGCTGCTAAAGCAATGACAAACATGGATGCAAGTACTGCCCAAAATACAGCAGAACTCAAGCTGCAGATAATGAACACCGCAATGCTGCATGGCATTAACTTTACCTTTATCGTGTCCACATGGATTGCAGTTCTAGCCTTAATACTTGCTTTCTTCATCAAACGAGTGAAACCGAGCTATCAAAATCAGCCCGGAGAAGAAGCAGTTAGTAAGGAATTTGAAGCTGTTAAAGAGTAA
- the helD gene encoding RNA polymerase recycling motor HelD has translation MNSELQQEQKRVASVTQVITEEMKKMEDETVRSKNEVVHIRRHFWDEVKVNTETFDDYLETIINLRQEAQVLSVSQSMHNHAAKRLATLRRMQEVPYFGRIDYKEKGEAACEHIYIGIASLSDASGEDFLIYDWRAPVSSVYYDYQPGPAKYETPGGTVNGLLEKKWQYLCRGGELQSMFDTSITIGDEILQQVLGEGTDKQMHNIVATIQQEQNQIIRFDHKRLLIVHGAAGSGKTSAALQRIAYLLYKYRDSLSADQIILFSPNTMFSSYVSNVLPELGEENMQQVTFQEYLHHHLSRNFLIETPYEQLEYILTHAKNSSYNARLASIRFKASTAFFAAIQAYRQSLELAGMLFKDIIFRGKPIVTAQQIAERFYEHDTALRFHNRLEKLQDWLLKRLIDTQKAERKQPWVQEEIELLSDDEYHKARIYLAKKRGYKREEIADYEVEPAALARLIVLKKFKPLRKQIRDVHFINFTGIYKQLFADSEAFNQLMKSEIPVEMAAICETTLKMLDDDKLYYEDATPFLLLQELIQGFQSNSAIKHIVVDEAQDYSPFQFEFMRRLFPAAKMTVLGDFNQAIFAHANDKVDFRTLSSLYGPDETELINLAKSYRSTKPIIEFTRRLIPNGATIIPFERNGERPELEQVTDAHELHSSIKAKVAELQARGFQSIAIICKSAEESIRAYESLASIEEIILVKSNAIEYEQGVVVIPAYMSKGIEFDAVLLYNASGQVYDDESLRKLFYTACTRAMHHLTLYSVGEPSMFLRNVLAEGVIKA, from the coding sequence ATGAATTCAGAACTTCAGCAGGAGCAAAAACGGGTCGCAAGTGTGACACAGGTAATTACGGAAGAAATGAAAAAAATGGAGGATGAAACTGTTCGAAGTAAAAATGAAGTCGTTCATATCCGCAGGCATTTTTGGGATGAAGTGAAGGTGAATACAGAAACATTTGATGACTATCTTGAGACGATTATTAACCTGCGGCAAGAAGCTCAAGTTTTGTCTGTGAGTCAAAGCATGCATAATCATGCTGCCAAGCGTTTAGCCACATTGCGAAGAATGCAGGAGGTTCCTTATTTTGGCCGGATTGATTATAAGGAGAAAGGGGAGGCGGCTTGTGAACATATTTATATTGGTATCGCCTCACTAAGTGATGCTAGTGGCGAAGATTTCCTGATCTATGATTGGAGAGCTCCTGTGTCAAGCGTCTACTACGATTATCAGCCTGGACCTGCTAAATACGAAACACCTGGAGGAACAGTTAACGGCTTGTTAGAAAAAAAGTGGCAATATCTTTGCCGTGGTGGCGAACTTCAATCTATGTTCGATACGAGCATCACTATTGGGGACGAAATATTACAGCAAGTGCTTGGTGAAGGTACAGACAAACAGATGCACAATATTGTTGCGACGATCCAACAGGAGCAAAACCAGATTATTCGTTTCGATCATAAAAGATTGCTCATCGTCCACGGTGCAGCGGGAAGTGGTAAGACTTCTGCAGCACTGCAGCGAATTGCTTATCTGCTTTACAAGTATAGAGATAGCCTTAGTGCTGATCAAATCATTCTTTTTTCACCTAATACGATGTTCAGCAGTTATGTTTCCAATGTGCTTCCTGAGCTTGGTGAGGAGAATATGCAGCAGGTTACGTTTCAGGAATATTTACATCATCATCTGAGTAGGAATTTCCTTATTGAAACCCCGTATGAGCAACTGGAATATATACTAACTCATGCTAAGAATTCATCATACAACGCAAGGCTCGCAAGTATCCGTTTTAAAGCATCTACCGCTTTTTTTGCAGCGATTCAAGCATATAGACAGTCGCTGGAATTAGCGGGAATGCTATTTAAGGACATTATCTTTAGAGGCAAACCAATTGTAACTGCACAACAAATTGCAGAAAGATTTTACGAACACGATACAGCACTTCGCTTTCATAATAGACTGGAAAAACTGCAAGACTGGCTGTTAAAAAGATTAATCGATACACAAAAGGCAGAACGGAAACAGCCATGGGTGCAGGAGGAAATAGAATTGCTTAGTGATGATGAGTATCATAAGGCACGTATTTACTTAGCGAAAAAGCGCGGCTATAAAAGAGAAGAAATCGCCGACTACGAAGTGGAGCCAGCAGCACTTGCCCGACTGATTGTACTTAAAAAGTTCAAGCCACTCCGCAAACAAATACGAGACGTTCATTTCATTAATTTTACCGGTATTTATAAACAGCTTTTTGCAGATTCCGAAGCTTTCAACCAATTGATGAAAAGCGAAATACCAGTGGAAATGGCGGCCATTTGTGAAACAACGCTGAAAATGCTTGACGATGATAAGCTGTATTACGAGGACGCTACTCCATTTTTGCTTTTACAGGAATTAATACAAGGCTTTCAGTCAAACAGCGCTATTAAACATATTGTTGTTGATGAGGCACAGGATTATTCACCATTTCAGTTTGAGTTTATGCGAAGATTGTTTCCGGCGGCAAAAATGACAGTGCTTGGAGACTTTAATCAGGCAATATTCGCACATGCAAATGATAAGGTGGACTTCAGGACACTTTCAAGCCTTTATGGACCAGATGAAACAGAGCTGATAAATTTAGCGAAAAGCTATCGCTCTACTAAACCAATCATTGAATTTACTCGCCGACTTATTCCAAATGGAGCTACTATTATTCCGTTTGAACGGAACGGTGAGCGTCCAGAGCTGGAGCAAGTAACAGATGCGCACGAGCTCCACAGCTCTATAAAAGCAAAAGTTGCGGAGCTGCAGGCACGTGGCTTTCAAAGTATTGCGATAATCTGCAAATCTGCAGAAGAAAGTATAAGAGCATATGAATCTCTTGCAAGCATTGAAGAAATAATACTTGTAAAGAGCAACGCGATCGAATATGAACAAGGTGTAGTTGTTATACCAGCATATATGTCAAAAGGCATAGAATTTGACGCAGTCCTCCTTTATAATGCATCAGGGCAAGTTTACGATGATGAAAGTTTACGTAAGCTCTTTTATACTGCCTGCACAAGAGCTATGCATCATTTAACGCTATATAGCGTAGGAGAGCCAAGCATGTTTTTACGAAATGTACTAGCGGAAGGGGTAATTAAAGCTTAA